In Corynebacterium aquatimens, one genomic interval encodes:
- the murA gene encoding UDP-N-acetylglucosamine 1-carboxyvinyltransferase: MKERFLVTGGNPLHGAVRVVGAKNSVLKLMAAALLAEGTTTLNNCPEILDVPLMRSVLEGLGCAVEIDGSVVRITTPAQISSLADFDAVRQFRASVCVLGPLTARCGEAKVALPGGDAIGNRPLDMHQSGLEKLGATTHIEHGAVVARAEKLTGAKINLDFPSVGATENILTAAVLADGTTTLDNAAREPEIVDLCEMLNQMGAKISGAGTSTLVIEGVDKLEPTEHTVVGDRIVAGTWAYAAAMTQGDVTVGGIAPRHLHLALSKLKTAGANVETYESGFRVRMDGRAKAVDYQTLPFPGFPTDLQPMAIALNAVAEGTSVITENVFESRFRFVDEMLRLGADATVDGHHVVLRGVEQLSSTEVWSSDIRAGAGLVLAGLVADGDTVVHDVAHIDRGYPHFVEDLTSLGASISRVS; encoded by the coding sequence GTGAAGGAACGCTTTCTGGTCACTGGTGGAAACCCGCTTCACGGCGCAGTGCGTGTCGTTGGGGCGAAAAACAGCGTGCTGAAACTCATGGCCGCGGCTCTGCTCGCGGAGGGCACGACCACGCTGAATAATTGCCCGGAAATCCTTGATGTCCCGCTCATGCGGTCGGTGCTGGAGGGGCTTGGATGCGCCGTCGAGATTGATGGCTCTGTCGTGCGTATCACGACTCCGGCGCAGATTTCCTCGCTTGCTGATTTTGATGCGGTGCGGCAGTTCCGTGCGTCGGTATGCGTGCTTGGCCCGCTGACCGCGCGCTGCGGTGAGGCGAAGGTTGCGCTGCCGGGCGGCGATGCGATTGGTAACCGCCCACTGGATATGCACCAGTCGGGCTTGGAGAAGCTTGGCGCCACCACTCACATCGAACACGGCGCTGTAGTGGCCCGTGCGGAAAAACTCACGGGTGCGAAAATCAACCTCGATTTTCCTTCGGTTGGCGCGACCGAAAATATTCTTACGGCAGCAGTACTTGCCGACGGCACGACGACCCTGGACAACGCCGCCCGCGAACCAGAAATCGTCGATCTGTGTGAGATGCTCAACCAGATGGGGGCGAAGATTAGCGGTGCGGGGACGTCCACGTTGGTGATTGAGGGCGTCGATAAGCTTGAGCCCACGGAACACACCGTCGTGGGCGACCGAATCGTCGCTGGTACGTGGGCGTATGCGGCGGCAATGACCCAAGGCGACGTGACGGTTGGCGGGATTGCGCCGCGCCACTTGCACCTGGCCTTGTCGAAGCTGAAGACCGCAGGCGCGAACGTGGAAACCTATGAATCCGGCTTCCGCGTGCGGATGGATGGCCGCGCGAAGGCGGTTGACTACCAGACCTTGCCGTTCCCGGGATTCCCCACGGACCTCCAGCCCATGGCCATCGCGCTTAACGCGGTTGCGGAGGGAACCTCCGTGATTACGGAGAACGTTTTTGAATCTCGCTTCCGCTTTGTTGATGAGATGCTTCGGCTTGGTGCCGACGCGACCGTTGATGGCCACCATGTTGTCCTTCGCGGGGTGGAGCAGCTGTCGTCGACCGAGGTCTGGTCTTCCGACATCCGCGCCGGCGCCGGCCTTGTTCTCGCTGGTCTGGTGGCTGACGGCGACACCGTCGTCCATGACGTCGCGCACATTGACCGCGGCTACCCGCACTTCGTCGAGGACCTCACATCGCTTGGTGCGTCCATTTCCCGCGTCAGCTAA
- a CDS encoding ABC transporter ATP-binding protein codes for MGRHERIEDDPIIDAGVARSAQEPAGRRAAARAVDLVKTYGKGDTTVYALNGINVEFMANEFTAIMGPSGSGKSTLMHTMAGLDSFTSGSAFIGDTDLSTLKDKELTDLRRDRLGFIFQSFNLVPTLTAAENITLPTDIAGGKIDKAWFNEITKRLGLSNRLSHRPAELSGGQQQRVACARALVSKPEIIFGDEPTGNLDSNSSREVLDILRTAVDRDGQTVVIVTHDARAASYADRVVFLADGQIVNEMREPTMEKILATMSGIEG; via the coding sequence GTGGGTAGGCATGAGCGGATTGAGGACGATCCAATTATTGACGCAGGCGTGGCTCGCTCGGCGCAGGAACCTGCGGGTCGTCGCGCGGCCGCTCGGGCCGTGGACCTGGTGAAAACCTACGGGAAGGGCGACACCACTGTGTATGCCCTGAACGGTATCAACGTGGAGTTCATGGCGAATGAGTTCACGGCGATTATGGGACCGTCGGGAAGCGGAAAATCAACGCTGATGCACACGATGGCCGGCCTGGATTCGTTCACGTCCGGATCGGCATTCATCGGAGATACTGACCTGTCCACGTTGAAGGACAAGGAGCTGACGGACCTGCGTCGTGACCGGCTGGGTTTCATTTTCCAATCGTTCAACTTGGTGCCTACGCTCACGGCGGCGGAGAACATCACGCTGCCGACGGATATCGCGGGCGGCAAGATCGACAAAGCGTGGTTCAACGAGATCACGAAGCGCTTGGGCCTGTCCAATCGCCTGAGCCACCGCCCGGCGGAGCTTTCGGGTGGTCAGCAGCAGCGCGTCGCATGCGCGCGTGCGTTGGTGAGCAAGCCGGAGATCATTTTCGGCGATGAGCCCACGGGTAATCTTGATTCGAATTCGTCTCGCGAGGTGCTCGACATCTTGCGCACCGCTGTCGACCGCGACGGCCAGACGGTGGTGATTGTGACGCATGACGCGCGCGCGGCGTCGTACGCGGATCGCGTGGTGTTCCTCGCCGACGGCCAGATCGTCAATGAGATGCGCGAGCCCACCATGGAGAAAATCCTCGCCACGATGTCCGGAATCGAGGGCTAA
- a CDS encoding ABC transporter permease, with product MGALTKVSLRNVGAHKLRLALTVLAVVLGTAFISGSMMFTNMLERTFDSAVSNTFSGVDAAVEPAENQVAVPVKTVDKMRQSPLIDDINIIDSVTVVVAREDLEPVQTGGASQVSVYYPEDRSAREPLTLTEGAAPKGAKQAIINADGALKHGISVGDEIIVVDTQTRHTFTVVGLYEDELGTSGGLKLLIDEPTYLDFYSPREGYPSLAVSAVEGTTSAQLVSELRGEFPDLKIEEGQVVADRISKEIRNALSFISYFLIAFGLVGLLVGTFLIANTFSMIVAQRTKEFALLRALGAAQRQITRSVVVEAVIVGVIGSAVGVVAGLGIVSLIRAIMERQGAELPGAGLGLSWDAVVIPILVGLVVTVLSAWAPARRAGRVQPVEAMRSSEAAAPQPLKVRTIIGAILLAAGAAFVAWGVSWEDGSTGNRASLVGVAAVCVIVGLFLAGPALSLPIVPGLGRVLGAPFGAVGSLAATNSKRNPRRVAATAFALMLGIALVTVIGMLGATMQRSVDDVLENEVNADYVMYGPQMGSFPIPADLPERVAKVDGVTDVMSNANAPLTVNGKYEIGFGGEGVSTVLSGDPAKLLKLDVVEGVSDLSGGGVLMNATKAEEMGVKVGQEVEIAAPGVSPKKVKAPVVGLFGDSNILSGWAIAEPTAKDVLPPQMFMVAMVGVNNDGSVTDEQLRINLENAVKQDIVVQVYTAKEVGGEASKFIDQMLSILYALLSLAVVIAILGIVNTLTLSVIERRQEIGMLRAVGTRRGQVRRMIVLESVQIAIFGALLGIVTGLILGWAFLTVLKDQGLENIAIPWTMLAVVLVSSVVVGLVAAVWPAVRAARTPPLDAIVDEN from the coding sequence ATGGGCGCGCTGACCAAGGTTTCTTTACGTAACGTCGGCGCCCACAAGTTGCGGCTGGCACTAACGGTGCTCGCTGTCGTGTTGGGCACGGCGTTCATTTCCGGTTCCATGATGTTCACAAACATGTTGGAGCGCACGTTTGACTCCGCGGTGTCCAACACTTTCAGCGGGGTGGACGCAGCGGTGGAGCCCGCGGAAAATCAGGTCGCGGTGCCAGTGAAGACCGTCGATAAGATGAGGCAAAGCCCGCTTATCGACGACATCAATATCATCGATTCGGTCACCGTCGTGGTTGCACGTGAGGACTTGGAGCCGGTGCAAACCGGTGGTGCCTCGCAGGTGAGCGTCTACTATCCAGAGGACCGCAGCGCGCGCGAACCGCTCACACTGACCGAGGGCGCCGCGCCAAAGGGGGCTAAGCAGGCGATCATCAACGCTGACGGAGCGTTAAAGCATGGGATCTCGGTTGGGGACGAGATCATCGTCGTCGATACGCAAACGCGCCATACGTTTACCGTCGTGGGCCTCTATGAGGATGAGCTTGGTACGTCTGGCGGGCTAAAGCTGCTTATCGACGAACCCACGTACCTAGACTTCTACTCCCCGCGTGAGGGGTACCCGAGCCTGGCGGTTTCGGCGGTGGAAGGCACGACGTCTGCGCAGTTGGTGAGTGAGCTGCGCGGCGAATTCCCCGATTTAAAGATCGAAGAAGGTCAGGTCGTGGCGGACCGGATCTCAAAGGAGATCCGCAACGCGTTATCGTTCATCAGCTACTTCCTCATCGCGTTCGGTCTGGTGGGTCTGCTCGTGGGCACGTTCTTGATTGCCAACACGTTCTCTATGATCGTGGCGCAGCGGACGAAGGAATTCGCGTTGCTGCGAGCACTGGGTGCGGCGCAGCGGCAGATTACGCGGTCGGTCGTTGTAGAAGCGGTCATCGTCGGTGTGATTGGTTCAGCGGTGGGCGTCGTTGCAGGCCTTGGCATCGTCTCGCTGATCCGAGCGATCATGGAGCGCCAAGGCGCGGAGCTGCCCGGAGCCGGCCTGGGATTGTCCTGGGACGCGGTGGTAATTCCGATACTGGTGGGCTTGGTAGTGACTGTTCTGTCCGCGTGGGCGCCAGCGCGTCGCGCGGGTCGGGTGCAGCCGGTCGAGGCGATGCGCTCCAGTGAAGCCGCGGCGCCGCAACCGTTGAAGGTCCGGACGATTATCGGGGCGATCCTCTTGGCCGCGGGGGCTGCGTTCGTGGCGTGGGGTGTTTCCTGGGAGGACGGCTCGACGGGTAACCGGGCATCGTTGGTGGGTGTCGCGGCGGTGTGCGTGATCGTCGGGCTGTTCCTCGCGGGGCCGGCGCTCTCACTGCCGATCGTGCCTGGCTTGGGGCGCGTACTTGGAGCGCCGTTTGGCGCTGTGGGGTCGTTGGCTGCGACGAACTCGAAGCGCAACCCGCGGCGCGTTGCGGCGACGGCGTTTGCGCTCATGCTGGGCATCGCTCTGGTCACGGTCATTGGCATGCTCGGGGCGACGATGCAGCGCAGCGTGGACGACGTTTTAGAAAACGAGGTTAACGCTGACTACGTCATGTACGGCCCGCAAATGGGATCGTTCCCGATTCCGGCTGATCTGCCCGAGCGCGTTGCCAAGGTGGACGGGGTGACAGACGTGATGTCCAACGCGAACGCCCCGCTCACCGTCAATGGCAAGTATGAGATTGGCTTCGGGGGCGAGGGCGTCTCCACGGTTTTGTCGGGTGACCCCGCCAAATTGCTCAAGCTTGACGTTGTCGAAGGCGTGTCCGATTTAAGCGGCGGCGGAGTGCTGATGAACGCCACTAAAGCCGAGGAAATGGGCGTCAAGGTGGGCCAGGAGGTGGAAATTGCTGCACCGGGGGTCTCGCCGAAGAAGGTGAAAGCACCCGTCGTCGGGTTGTTCGGGGACAGTAATATTCTCAGCGGTTGGGCGATCGCCGAACCGACAGCAAAGGACGTGCTGCCCCCACAGATGTTCATGGTCGCGATGGTCGGCGTGAACAATGACGGTTCGGTCACCGACGAACAACTGCGGATCAACCTGGAAAACGCGGTGAAGCAGGACATCGTCGTGCAGGTCTACACCGCGAAGGAAGTGGGCGGCGAGGCCTCGAAGTTCATCGACCAGATGTTGTCGATTCTGTATGCCCTGTTGTCCTTAGCCGTGGTGATCGCGATTCTGGGCATCGTCAACACGCTCACGCTGTCTGTCATTGAGAGGCGTCAGGAAATTGGCATGCTCCGTGCCGTCGGTACGCGACGCGGCCAAGTGCGCCGCATGATCGTTCTGGAAAGCGTTCAGATCGCGATCTTCGGCGCGCTTCTGGGCATTGTCACCGGCTTGATTCTGGGCTGGGCGTTCTTGACGGTGCTGAAGGACCAGGGCTTAGAAAACATCGCGATCCCGTGGACGATGCTGGCCGTCGTGCTTGTGTCCTCCGTGGTCGTGGGGCTTGTCGCCGCGGTCTGGCCGGCGGTGCGCGCTGCACGCACGCCACCGCTGGACGCGATCGTCGACGAAAACTAG
- a CDS encoding FluC/FEX family fluoride channel: protein MMDQIELFRLFHEDSVVLLVAVGAGAFVGGITRWALTHLPSAHAGTWAANMIGCAVFGFASTMPGIWPAVAGAGFAGSCSTLSTLAKELGQMAQRNEYAALMHYAFATGALGILAAWLGAVIGGGQVFPAEFAG from the coding sequence ATGATGGACCAGATCGAACTTTTTAGGCTGTTCCACGAGGATTCCGTCGTACTCCTCGTCGCGGTGGGTGCGGGTGCGTTCGTTGGCGGCATCACGCGCTGGGCGCTGACCCACCTACCCAGCGCCCATGCTGGGACGTGGGCGGCCAACATGATTGGGTGCGCTGTTTTCGGGTTCGCCAGCACCATGCCGGGGATCTGGCCCGCTGTGGCCGGCGCGGGTTTTGCTGGCTCGTGTTCGACGCTGTCGACCTTGGCCAAGGAGCTCGGCCAGATGGCGCAACGCAACGAATATGCAGCGCTCATGCACTACGCCTTCGCGACGGGCGCGTTGGGCATCCTCGCCGCCTGGCTGGGCGCCGTGATTGGCGGCGGGCAGGTGTTCCCGGCGGAATTCGCGGGGTAG